One Dermacentor andersoni chromosome 6, qqDerAnde1_hic_scaffold, whole genome shotgun sequence genomic window carries:
- the LOC126522382 gene encoding uncharacterized protein, producing the protein MDVSTDTATLGSNAEAARDASKAASQPELGDEGVVADGPRPSSREAAKPSGEATRSPSGDEVVSPTIPVVEEAPRAEGEGTTPAAADSKPDDAKPPADAEVASQTDDEPSKDGKSDIADKPAFNAEPNAPPPTRTFTFKVGSLA; encoded by the coding sequence ATGGACGTATCTACGGACACCGCTACGCTGGGGTCCAATGCTGAAGCCGCCCGGGACGCCAGCAAAGCCGCCAGCCAGCCCGAGCTGGGAGACGAAGGCGTCGTCGCGGACGGCCCGAGGCCGTCGTCGCGGGAGGCGGCCAAGCCGTCCGGTGAGGCCACCCGCTCCCCGTCTGGAGACGAAGTGGTCTCCCCGACGATACCCGTCGTCGAGGAGGCTCCCCGCGCCGAAGGCGAGGGCACGACTCCCGCCGCTGCCGACTCGAAGCCCGACGACGCCAAGCCGCCCGCGGATGCTGAAGTCGCCTCGCAGACTGACGATGAGCCGAGCAAGGACGGGAAGAGTGACATTGCCGACAAGCCCGCGTTCAACGCGGAGCCCAACGCGCCTCCACCGACGCGCACCTTCACGTTTAAGGTGGGAAGCCTGGCGTAG